One genomic region from Limibacillus halophilus encodes:
- the dnaE gene encoding DNA polymerase III subunit alpha → MSGSDFIHLRVHSAYSLSEGAIKLKPLVERCRKMGMPAVGVTDTGNLFGALEFSLAATAAGIQPIIGCQLWVTRSDSTVTTGAKRPNPDQLVLLVKDEQGYRNLMRLSSRAYLETDAGETPQVDIEALEECGAGLIALTGGAKGPVNRLLNEGRGAEAESYLLRLKTIFNGRLYIEIQRHGIQDEVASEPALLDLAYRHDLPLVATNDCYFLDAQIYEAHDALLCIAGGAYVTQEERRRMNAEYRFKSAEEMRALFEDLPEAVDNSVVVAQRCAFFPETINPILPAFPTAEGRSEAEELRAQAEAGLHKRLEDQILTDAMSQVEKQEAEARYRARLDFELDVIGQMGFPGYFLIVADFIQWAKGQGIPVGPGRGSGAGSLVAYALTITDLDPLRWNLLFERFLNPERVSMPDFDIDFCQDRRDEVIRYVQKKYGYDTVAQIITFGKLQARAVLRDVGRVLQMPYPQVDRICKMVPNNPANPVTLAQAVDGEPQLQVWRDSDEQVAKLIDIGLKLEGLYRHASTHAAGVVIGDRPLTELVPLYRDPRSDMPVTQFNMKYVEQAGLVKFDFLGLKTLTVLSRACQLLEERGVTIDLSKIPLDDSGTFEMLGRGDTVGVFQLESSGMRDVLKRLKADRFEDIIAVVALYRPGPMDNIPHYIARKHGQEKPDYLHPSLEGILKETFGIMIYQEQVMQIAQELAGYSLGSADMLRRAMGKKIQAEMDAQREFFVKGAKEKNVDEKKASDIFDLVAKFAGYGFNKSHAAAYALVAYQTAYLKANYPVEFLAASMTYDMSNTDKLAIFRQELDRQGIPFLPPDINRSRPDFAVEDRKEGDPRSGAIRYALAAIKNVGGSAMAGLVQARETGGPFKDITDFAERLDNHLINKRAVENLACAGAFDGLEANRRRVYQGAETIVRHAAAATSERASSQESLFGGDQQIAGIKLPAVDDWPAMERLASEFNALGFYLSAHPLDSYNLERLRVVSSGQLQAVSRLEPGRKRLAGIVVGKRELNNRKGQRMAFVQFSDLAGVFEVTLFSEVLAQARDLLDQNLPLLITANVETRGDDEPRITAHEIELLDQAMAKSAAGLRVYLRDDKALTSLHSVLSREGRGRSEVSLVLTLGDGREVEMGLPGGFSLSAQGRQAIKAIPNIEVQDL, encoded by the coding sequence ATGTCAGGTAGCGACTTCATTCACCTTCGTGTGCATTCGGCTTATTCGCTCTCCGAGGGGGCAATCAAGCTGAAGCCGTTGGTCGAACGTTGTCGCAAGATGGGGATGCCCGCAGTTGGAGTCACCGATACAGGAAATCTTTTTGGCGCACTGGAATTCTCTCTGGCCGCAACGGCTGCGGGTATTCAACCGATCATCGGTTGTCAACTATGGGTGACACGCAGCGATTCGACGGTAACCACGGGCGCTAAAAGGCCAAATCCTGATCAACTGGTTCTGTTGGTTAAGGACGAGCAGGGTTATCGAAACCTGATGCGTCTTTCAAGCAGGGCCTATCTGGAAACTGACGCCGGCGAAACGCCGCAGGTTGATATCGAAGCCTTGGAGGAATGCGGCGCGGGTCTGATCGCTTTGACGGGCGGCGCCAAGGGGCCGGTCAACCGGCTATTGAATGAAGGACGAGGCGCGGAGGCCGAAAGCTACCTGCTTCGGCTGAAAACCATTTTCAATGGCCGACTTTACATCGAAATACAGCGCCATGGCATCCAGGACGAGGTCGCGAGCGAGCCCGCGCTGTTGGATCTGGCCTACAGGCATGATCTCCCGCTCGTGGCGACAAATGATTGCTATTTTCTCGATGCACAGATTTACGAGGCGCACGACGCTTTGCTTTGCATAGCCGGTGGCGCTTATGTAACCCAGGAAGAACGGCGGCGGATGAATGCCGAGTATCGCTTCAAAAGTGCCGAGGAAATGCGGGCGCTGTTTGAAGACTTACCGGAAGCCGTCGACAATTCTGTAGTCGTTGCCCAGCGTTGCGCCTTTTTCCCGGAGACCATCAATCCGATTCTACCCGCCTTTCCAACGGCTGAAGGTCGCAGTGAGGCTGAAGAACTGCGGGCTCAGGCCGAGGCGGGCTTGCATAAGCGTCTGGAGGACCAGATTCTCACCGACGCTATGTCTCAGGTAGAGAAGCAGGAGGCCGAGGCACGCTACCGAGCGCGTCTTGATTTCGAACTCGACGTTATCGGACAAATGGGATTCCCCGGTTACTTCCTGATCGTCGCCGATTTTATCCAGTGGGCGAAGGGGCAGGGTATACCCGTTGGGCCGGGCCGTGGTTCGGGAGCCGGATCGCTCGTCGCTTATGCGCTAACCATTACGGATTTGGATCCGCTACGCTGGAACCTGCTTTTCGAACGTTTCTTGAATCCCGAACGCGTCTCCATGCCTGACTTTGATATCGACTTCTGCCAGGACCGGCGGGACGAGGTGATACGCTATGTGCAGAAGAAGTACGGGTATGACACCGTCGCCCAAATCATTACCTTCGGAAAATTGCAGGCGCGGGCGGTGTTGCGGGATGTTGGTCGCGTATTGCAGATGCCTTATCCACAAGTTGATCGTATCTGCAAGATGGTGCCGAACAATCCAGCCAATCCTGTGACGCTCGCACAGGCGGTGGACGGCGAACCTCAGTTGCAGGTCTGGCGCGATAGCGACGAACAGGTTGCCAAGCTTATCGATATTGGGTTGAAGCTGGAGGGATTGTACCGTCACGCCTCGACGCATGCCGCCGGTGTCGTGATCGGCGACCGACCGCTAACGGAGTTGGTGCCGCTCTACCGTGATCCACGCTCGGATATGCCGGTTACGCAGTTCAACATGAAGTATGTCGAACAGGCCGGTTTGGTGAAGTTCGACTTTCTTGGCCTGAAGACGCTGACGGTCCTCTCGCGTGCGTGCCAGTTGTTGGAAGAGCGCGGTGTTACCATTGACCTGAGCAAAATCCCGCTTGATGACAGCGGAACTTTCGAGATGTTGGGCAGAGGCGACACGGTAGGTGTCTTCCAGCTTGAATCTTCGGGAATGCGCGATGTCCTGAAGCGCCTGAAAGCCGACCGCTTCGAGGATATCATCGCTGTGGTCGCACTTTATCGGCCTGGGCCGATGGACAATATTCCGCACTACATTGCCCGTAAGCACGGTCAGGAGAAGCCGGATTATCTGCATCCCTCGTTGGAGGGAATCCTGAAGGAGACCTTCGGGATCATGATTTATCAAGAACAGGTGATGCAGATCGCACAGGAGCTTGCGGGCTACTCGCTGGGATCGGCGGATATGCTGCGGCGGGCCATGGGCAAGAAGATCCAGGCGGAGATGGATGCGCAACGGGAGTTCTTCGTCAAAGGGGCGAAGGAAAAGAATGTCGACGAGAAGAAGGCCAGCGATATTTTCGATCTGGTCGCTAAATTTGCTGGCTACGGTTTCAACAAGAGCCACGCAGCGGCTTATGCACTCGTCGCCTATCAAACAGCCTACCTGAAAGCAAACTACCCAGTTGAATTTCTCGCCGCGTCAATGACTTACGACATGAGCAATACCGACAAACTGGCGATTTTCAGACAGGAGCTGGATCGCCAGGGAATTCCTTTTTTGCCGCCGGACATCAACCGATCCCGTCCTGATTTCGCGGTTGAAGACCGCAAGGAAGGTGACCCGCGTAGCGGCGCCATCCGCTATGCATTAGCGGCTATTAAGAATGTCGGTGGTTCGGCAATGGCCGGCCTCGTCCAGGCGAGGGAAACCGGGGGGCCATTCAAGGACATAACTGATTTTGCGGAACGCCTGGATAACCATTTGATCAACAAGCGAGCGGTCGAGAATCTCGCTTGTGCAGGCGCCTTTGATGGCCTGGAGGCGAATCGAAGACGGGTTTATCAAGGCGCGGAAACCATCGTCCGTCACGCAGCCGCGGCGACCAGCGAGCGGGCTAGCAGTCAGGAGAGCCTCTTCGGCGGCGATCAGCAGATCGCGGGGATCAAGCTTCCAGCGGTTGATGATTGGCCGGCGATGGAACGATTAGCCTCTGAGTTCAATGCCCTGGGGTTCTATCTTTCAGCTCATCCTCTGGATTCCTACAACCTGGAACGCCTGCGGGTCGTTTCCTCTGGTCAGTTACAAGCGGTTTCTCGCCTGGAGCCGGGCCGGAAGCGTTTGGCTGGTATAGTCGTGGGGAAGCGCGAGTTGAACAACCGCAAGGGCCAACGCATGGCCTTTGTGCAGTTTTCTGATTTGGCCGGGGTGTTCGAGGTAACGCTCTTTTCCGAAGTGCTTGCCCAAGCGCGCGACCTGCTTGATCAGAACTTACCTTTGCTCATAACAGCCAATGTGGAAACGCGCGGTGACGACGAGCCGCGCATCACCGCCCACGAGATTGAACTGCTTGATCAGGCGATGGCAAAATCCGCCGCCGGCTTGCGCGTCTATCTACGAGACGATAAAGCCCTGACGTCCCTGCATAGTGTGCTTAGTAGAGAGGGGCGGGGTCGTAGTGAAGTCTCGCTGGTTCTCACGCTTGGCGATGGTCGGGAAGTTGAAATGGGCCTGCCCGGTGGCTTCAGCCTCTCGGCTCAAGGGCGTCAGGCCATCAAGGCCATACCGAATATCGAAGTACAGGATCTTTAG
- the rpsB gene encoding 30S ribosomal protein S2, which produces MALPSFTMRQLLEAGVHFGHTTRRWNPKMAPFIFGERNGVHIIDLGQTVPLLHRALEFVHGVVAGGGRVLFVGTKRQASDKVAEAAKRSGQYYVNHRWLGGMLTNWKTISHSIKRLKELEEKLGEGNIGLTKKELLNLTRERDKLERALGGIKDMGGLPDVIFVIDTNKEHLAIEEANRLNIPVVGVLDSNSDPAGITFPIPGNDDALRAIASYCDLLADTVLDGIQAELSASGTDVGAAEVAPAEKLEEAAPAEEAAPVEAAAPAEEAVAEEASTEEKSKSEKESA; this is translated from the coding sequence ATGGCGCTTCCTAGCTTTACCATGCGTCAGCTGCTTGAGGCTGGCGTTCACTTCGGCCACACCACCCGCCGTTGGAACCCGAAGATGGCTCCCTTCATTTTTGGGGAACGTAACGGCGTTCACATCATCGATCTTGGTCAGACGGTTCCGTTGTTGCACCGCGCACTTGAGTTTGTCCACGGCGTTGTCGCGGGCGGCGGTCGCGTGCTTTTCGTAGGCACCAAACGTCAGGCGAGCGACAAAGTCGCGGAGGCCGCCAAGCGTAGCGGTCAGTACTACGTCAATCATCGCTGGCTGGGCGGTATGCTCACCAATTGGAAGACCATCTCCCATTCCATTAAGCGCCTCAAGGAACTTGAGGAGAAGCTTGGTGAAGGGAACATTGGCTTGACCAAGAAAGAGCTCCTTAACCTGACGCGTGAGCGCGACAAGCTGGAGCGCGCGCTTGGCGGAATCAAGGACATGGGTGGCTTGCCGGATGTGATCTTTGTGATCGACACGAACAAAGAACATTTGGCGATTGAGGAAGCCAACCGTTTGAACATCCCCGTGGTTGGCGTGCTCGATTCAAACTCCGATCCGGCCGGAATTACTTTCCCCATTCCCGGCAACGACGATGCTCTGCGTGCGATCGCCAGTTACTGTGACTTGCTTGCCGATACCGTTCTGGATGGTATCCAGGCCGAACTTTCTGCCAGTGGGACTGACGTTGGCGCCGCTGAAGTGGCGCCTGCGGAAAAGCTGGAGGAAGCCGCGCCTGCCGAGGAAGCTGCTCCGGTTGAAGCTGCTGCACCTGCCGAAGAGGCGGTTGCTGAAGAAGCTTCTACCGAAGAGAAATCAAAGAGCGAGAAAGAAAGCGCTTAA
- the rseP gene encoding RIP metalloprotease RseP, translating into MLSVLNGFWEIVVPFLVILSILVFVHEMGHYLVARWNGVRVEVFSIGFGREIFGWNDKSGTRWKISLLPLGGYVKMFGDSDPASRPDEGVQEMSPEEKAVSFHHKRLGQRTAVVAAGPIANFIFAIILLAGLFLAYGQPFTPPVVGQIQEGSAAQAAGFQPDDRIIKIDGETIERFEDIQRLVILNPGTELQVDVLRDGSVLSLPVTPQQVEIDDNLGNKRMVGRLGITRSGVEYRSLGPVSAIGVAFTETGNLVVGTLRAVGQIIVGDRSTEELGGPIRIAQMSGQAAELGISAALWFAAVLSINLGLINLFPIPMLDGGHLMFYAFEWVRGRPLGERAQEYGFRIGLALVLSLMVLVTWNDLASLKVFDYLINLIS; encoded by the coding sequence ATGCTATCGGTCCTGAACGGGTTTTGGGAAATTGTAGTCCCGTTCCTGGTAATTCTTTCAATCTTGGTGTTCGTTCACGAGATGGGTCACTACCTCGTTGCGCGCTGGAATGGCGTGCGAGTCGAGGTTTTCTCTATTGGTTTCGGTCGAGAGATATTTGGCTGGAATGACAAGAGCGGAACGCGCTGGAAGATTTCACTTTTGCCGCTTGGCGGCTACGTGAAAATGTTCGGCGACAGTGACCCGGCCAGTCGCCCGGATGAGGGTGTGCAGGAGATGTCGCCAGAGGAAAAGGCGGTCTCCTTCCATCATAAACGCTTGGGACAGCGGACCGCAGTCGTGGCTGCCGGTCCGATCGCCAATTTCATTTTTGCCATCATACTGCTTGCAGGGCTGTTTCTGGCTTATGGCCAGCCCTTCACGCCGCCTGTAGTAGGGCAGATTCAAGAGGGCAGCGCCGCTCAAGCCGCAGGTTTCCAACCGGATGACCGCATCATCAAGATCGATGGTGAAACGATCGAGCGCTTCGAGGACATTCAGCGGCTGGTTATCTTGAATCCGGGAACGGAGCTGCAGGTCGACGTTCTTCGAGACGGATCGGTACTATCGCTTCCGGTTACGCCACAACAGGTCGAGATCGACGACAACCTCGGCAACAAGCGCATGGTGGGACGCCTGGGCATCACCCGCAGCGGAGTCGAATATCGCTCGCTGGGACCGGTTTCGGCAATCGGTGTTGCTTTTACCGAAACCGGTAACCTGGTGGTTGGGACTTTGCGAGCTGTTGGGCAGATCATCGTGGGTGATCGCAGCACCGAAGAACTGGGTGGGCCGATTCGCATTGCTCAGATGTCCGGGCAGGCTGCCGAACTAGGCATCTCAGCGGCACTTTGGTTCGCAGCAGTGCTCTCGATCAACCTCGGTTTGATCAATCTTTTCCCTATTCCGATGTTGGACGGTGGACATCTGATGTTCTACGCCTTTGAATGGGTGCGCGGTCGACCATTGGGTGAGCGGGCGCAAGAATATGGTTTCCGGATAGGGTTGGCTCTGGTATTGAGCCTCATGGTGCTTGTCACTTGGAATGATCTGGCCAGCCTAAAGGTTTTTGATTACCTGATTAATCTGATCTCTTAG
- the tsf gene encoding translation elongation factor Ts — protein sequence MAEITAAQVKELREKTGAGMMDCKKALIESGADLEAAVDWLRKKGLAAAAKKAGRTAAEGLVGIASAGTRGAVVEVNSETDFVARNDQFRSFVSAVAEKALDAKGNIDALKASDFGDGDTVEAAVSKLIGTIGENMNLRRTAYLEVSDGVVASYVHNQEVPGLGKIGVLVALESTGDKAKLEAFGRQVAMHIAATNPQSVNIDELDPALLARERDVLSEQARASGKPEEIIGKMVEGRLRKYYEEVVLLEQVFVIDGESRVAKAVEGLSKDLGAAVKITGFVRMQLGEGVEREEKDFASEVAAQLGN from the coding sequence ATGGCTGAAATCACAGCAGCGCAGGTCAAGGAGCTTCGCGAGAAGACCGGCGCCGGCATGATGGATTGTAAGAAGGCGCTTATCGAATCGGGTGCCGACCTTGAAGCGGCAGTCGATTGGCTGCGGAAGAAGGGCTTGGCCGCCGCCGCGAAGAAGGCAGGGCGTACCGCAGCCGAGGGATTGGTCGGTATAGCGTCCGCGGGAACCCGCGGTGCGGTGGTAGAAGTCAACTCGGAAACCGACTTTGTGGCACGCAACGATCAGTTCCGCTCATTCGTAAGTGCGGTGGCGGAAAAAGCGCTTGATGCGAAGGGGAATATCGACGCTCTCAAGGCCTCGGATTTCGGTGATGGTGATACGGTTGAAGCCGCGGTGAGCAAGCTCATTGGTACCATTGGCGAGAACATGAATCTGCGCCGGACGGCCTATTTGGAGGTCTCTGACGGTGTCGTGGCGAGCTACGTTCACAACCAGGAAGTCCCGGGGCTCGGCAAAATTGGCGTTCTGGTGGCTCTTGAGTCCACTGGGGACAAGGCCAAGCTGGAGGCGTTTGGTCGCCAGGTGGCGATGCATATCGCCGCCACTAACCCGCAGTCCGTCAACATAGACGAGTTGGACCCGGCATTGCTGGCGCGTGAGCGTGACGTGCTAAGCGAACAGGCGCGCGCTTCCGGAAAGCCTGAAGAGATCATCGGCAAGATGGTCGAAGGGCGTCTGCGCAAGTACTACGAAGAGGTTGTCCTTTTGGAGCAGGTTTTCGTCATTGACGGGGAGAGCCGTGTTGCCAAAGCGGTGGAAGGCCTTTCCAAGGACCTGGGCGCAGCCGTGAAAATCACGGGCTTTGTTCGGATGCAGCTTGGCGAAGGCGTCGAGCGAGAGGAAAAAGACTTCGCGTCCGAGGTTGCTGCGCAGCTTGGTAACTGA
- a CDS encoding phosphatidate cytidylyltransferase, producing the protein MPASPEHNPGPKASGLNVRVMASLLLAPPVVLAIYAGTPFIEPLIIISAGIMAREWGRLCCRSGPERSSWVMMVAVIVPLLALPAFGVSLSWPLLLLGAVVAALFAARDRAEPRLVILGTLYIGVACLAFLLIRGHTPDGRFLALWLVAIVWAADSGAYLFGRVIGGPKLAPKISPKKTWAGFTGAMIMAALVSWIFVQVVGAWSSMALVLAAAGLAAIEQVGDLLISMLKRYFGVKDTGALIPGHGGLLDRTDGLLLASVAAAAYITLVGTGGMHD; encoded by the coding sequence GTGCCAGCATCTCCCGAACATAACCCAGGACCCAAGGCCTCTGGGCTCAACGTTCGGGTGATGGCGTCATTGTTGTTGGCGCCGCCTGTAGTGTTGGCAATCTATGCCGGCACACCTTTCATCGAACCCTTGATTATCATCAGCGCAGGGATCATGGCGCGTGAGTGGGGACGACTATGCTGCCGGAGCGGCCCTGAACGATCATCTTGGGTTATGATGGTCGCCGTGATTGTTCCCTTGTTGGCGTTGCCCGCCTTTGGGGTTTCGCTGTCGTGGCCGTTGTTACTGCTCGGCGCTGTGGTTGCCGCCTTGTTTGCAGCAAGAGACCGGGCTGAGCCCCGGTTGGTGATTCTGGGAACGCTCTACATCGGTGTGGCTTGCCTCGCATTCTTGCTGATACGCGGACATACGCCGGATGGTCGTTTCCTTGCCTTATGGCTCGTCGCGATAGTCTGGGCGGCAGATAGCGGCGCCTATCTTTTCGGTAGGGTCATTGGCGGGCCCAAGCTGGCGCCAAAAATCAGCCCGAAAAAAACATGGGCTGGCTTCACGGGAGCCATGATCATGGCAGCTCTAGTGTCATGGATTTTCGTACAAGTGGTCGGTGCCTGGTCATCCATGGCGCTGGTTTTAGCGGCTGCAGGCCTTGCCGCAATCGAGCAGGTCGGGGACCTACTGATATCAATGCTGAAACGCTACTTCGGGGTCAAAGATACCGGCGCCTTGATACCGGGGCATGGTGGGCTGTTGGACCGCACCGACGGCCTCTTGCTGGCGAGTGTGGCCGCTGCCGCCTATATAACGCTGGTGGGGACTGGGGGGATGCATGACTGA
- the frr gene encoding ribosome recycling factor, which translates to MDGALEALRREFVGLRTGRASAGLLEPVMVDAYGSLMPLTQVGTISVPEPRMITVQVWDRSLVQATEKAIRESDLGLNPATDGQLIRVPVPALNEERRQELTRVAGKYAEQARVAVRNVRRDGMDKLKKQEKDHEISQDEHKRLAERIQELTDSHIKKVDEMLSSKEAEIMQV; encoded by the coding sequence ATGGACGGGGCGCTTGAGGCCTTGCGGCGCGAATTCGTCGGCCTGCGCACAGGACGTGCATCGGCAGGGCTTCTTGAGCCGGTCATGGTCGATGCGTACGGCAGCTTGATGCCATTGACGCAAGTCGGCACCATCAGCGTTCCAGAACCGCGCATGATCACGGTTCAGGTTTGGGACCGATCGTTGGTGCAGGCGACCGAGAAAGCCATTCGTGAGTCCGATTTGGGTCTCAATCCTGCCACTGATGGTCAGTTAATAAGAGTTCCAGTTCCAGCGCTCAATGAGGAACGCAGACAGGAACTGACTCGCGTGGCCGGGAAGTATGCCGAGCAAGCGAGAGTGGCGGTTCGCAATGTTCGCCGCGATGGTATGGACAAGCTGAAGAAGCAAGAAAAGGATCATGAGATTTCTCAGGATGAGCACAAGCGTTTGGCAGAGCGAATCCAGGAGTTGACGGATTCTCACATCAAGAAAGTCGATGAAATGCTGTCGAGCAAGGAAGCGGAGATCATGCAGGTCTGA
- a CDS encoding isoprenyl transferase yields the protein MAAIEPKAPEGGTMPGHVAIIMDGNGRWAKSRGLPRSAGHRRGAEAARGCVRAAANLGIRHLTLFSFSAENWKRPLEEVDELMGLLRWYLKSEIDELHNNGVRLRVIGDRSRLATDIIKLIEEAEALTSENTRLNLMIALSYGGRQEVVAAARALAERVSAGELTPDEIDAEQFQAHLYTVDLPDPDLIIRTSGEQRISNFLIWQSAYSELVFLNTLWPDFGEADFLAAIEEYQTRERRYGASISRT from the coding sequence ATGGCAGCGATTGAACCCAAAGCACCTGAAGGCGGTACGATGCCCGGGCACGTTGCCATTATCATGGATGGCAACGGTCGGTGGGCCAAGTCGCGTGGCTTGCCCCGTTCAGCCGGGCATCGACGGGGTGCCGAGGCTGCGCGCGGCTGTGTACGAGCCGCCGCCAATTTAGGAATCCGCCACCTGACGCTGTTCAGTTTCTCGGCGGAGAATTGGAAACGTCCACTGGAGGAGGTGGACGAATTGATGGGGCTACTGCGCTGGTATTTGAAAAGTGAGATTGACGAACTCCACAACAACGGCGTCCGATTGCGCGTGATCGGCGATCGATCGCGCCTAGCCACCGATATTATCAAGCTTATAGAGGAAGCCGAGGCTCTAACTTCGGAGAATACCCGCCTCAACCTCATGATAGCCCTGAGTTATGGTGGGCGACAGGAGGTCGTCGCAGCAGCTCGCGCCTTGGCAGAACGCGTTAGTGCCGGTGAACTGACGCCGGATGAAATTGATGCAGAGCAGTTTCAAGCACATCTCTACACGGTCGATTTGCCTGACCCCGATTTGATTATCAGAACCAGTGGAGAGCAACGCATTAGCAACTTCCTGATATGGCAATCGGCCTATAGCGAGTTAGTATTTCTCAATACCCTTTGGCCGGATTTCGGCGAAGCTGATTTCCTTGCCGCGATTGAAGAGTATCAGACGCGGGAAAGGCGCTACGGTGCCAGCATCTCCCGAACATAA
- the pyrH gene encoding UMP kinase: MSHTRKPGGNMGDKVKYKRVLLKISGEALMGQREYGLDPDMVERIAQEVRTVHGLGVEICLVIGGGNIFRGLSGAAAGMERATADYMGMLATVINSLAMQNALERLDVPTRVQSAIPMSTVAEPYIRRRAVRHLEKGRIIIFGAGTGNPFFTTDTAAALRASEMNCDLLLKGTKVDGVYDADPVKNPRAKRYDRLTYHRVLTEDLGVMDHSAISLARENRIPIAVFSINQPGAFAEVIAGRGQFTIVSDSKYRE; the protein is encoded by the coding sequence ATGTCCCACACCAGAAAACCGGGAGGAAACATGGGCGATAAGGTCAAATACAAGCGCGTCCTCTTGAAGATTTCGGGTGAGGCCCTGATGGGTCAGCGTGAATATGGGCTTGATCCCGACATGGTCGAGCGGATTGCTCAAGAGGTGCGCACGGTCCATGGGCTGGGCGTCGAGATCTGTTTGGTGATCGGCGGAGGAAACATCTTCCGGGGGCTATCCGGGGCGGCCGCTGGAATGGAACGGGCCACGGCTGATTACATGGGTATGCTGGCAACCGTTATTAACTCGCTAGCGATGCAAAACGCCTTGGAGCGGTTAGACGTTCCAACGCGTGTTCAATCCGCAATTCCCATGTCGACTGTGGCCGAGCCTTACATACGCCGCCGAGCGGTCAGGCATCTCGAGAAGGGTCGGATTATCATCTTTGGTGCCGGTACGGGGAATCCTTTCTTCACCACGGATACAGCAGCGGCATTGCGCGCATCGGAAATGAACTGTGATCTTTTGCTGAAAGGTACGAAGGTCGACGGTGTTTATGACGCCGACCCGGTTAAAAACCCAAGGGCGAAGCGCTATGATCGACTGACCTACCACAGAGTCCTGACGGAAGATCTTGGTGTAATGGATCATTCGGCGATCTCACTCGCTCGGGAGAACCGGATTCCGATCGCAGTTTTCTCGATTAATCAGCCCGGAGCTTTTGCGGAGGTGATTGCAGGGCGCGGACAGTTTACCATTGTTTCAGACAGCAAATATCGGGAGTGA
- a CDS encoding 1-deoxy-D-xylulose-5-phosphate reductoisomerase — translation MTDGLPRCLTILGSTGSVGTSTLDLVSHHKDRFQIAALTANNNIELLAAQARRFKARFVVTADEARYADLKSLLSGSGIEVAAGREALLEAAKRPSDLVMAAIVGAAGLAPTLEAVRRGCIVALANKETLVCAGDIMMREVAAHGATLLPVDSEHNAIFQVLDRTQPETVERIVLTASGGPFRGFDQRGMERVTPAQAIAHPNWDMGAKISVDSATMMNKGLELIEAHHLFGMPQEQIEILVHPQSIIHSMVAYVDGSLLAQLGAPDMRIPIAYALAWPKRMQAPVSRLNLADLAQLTFEKPDPERFPALSICRDALVAGGCAPTALNAANEIAVEGFLAGRLGFLEIAKLVRQIVESFDWPTPNSVEDALLADEEARRITRDALSTALQQA, via the coding sequence ATGACTGACGGTTTGCCCCGTTGCTTGACGATACTGGGCTCCACGGGCTCCGTTGGAACCAGTACGCTTGATCTCGTTTCGCATCACAAGGATCGTTTCCAGATTGCGGCTCTGACGGCAAACAACAATATTGAGCTTTTGGCCGCGCAAGCGCGGAGGTTCAAAGCGCGATTCGTGGTAACGGCGGACGAGGCCCGGTACGCAGATTTGAAATCCCTGCTATCGGGGAGCGGCATCGAAGTGGCCGCCGGTCGTGAGGCATTACTGGAAGCCGCAAAACGTCCCAGCGACCTTGTGATGGCCGCAATCGTCGGTGCCGCTGGCCTGGCGCCTACGCTCGAAGCCGTGCGGCGTGGCTGCATTGTGGCGTTGGCAAACAAAGAAACCCTGGTTTGTGCGGGCGATATCATGATGCGAGAGGTTGCTGCGCACGGCGCAACGCTTCTGCCGGTCGACTCAGAACACAACGCTATTTTTCAGGTGCTTGATCGGACCCAACCGGAGACCGTTGAGCGCATTGTCCTGACAGCATCGGGCGGGCCATTCAGAGGTTTTGATCAAAGGGGAATGGAGCGCGTAACGCCGGCGCAAGCAATCGCCCATCCGAACTGGGACATGGGCGCCAAGATCTCCGTCGATTCGGCAACAATGATGAACAAAGGCCTTGAACTAATCGAAGCGCACCATCTTTTCGGGATGCCTCAGGAGCAGATTGAAATCCTTGTGCACCCGCAATCGATTATTCATTCAATGGTGGCCTATGTGGATGGAAGCTTGTTGGCCCAACTAGGCGCGCCAGACATGCGTATTCCCATCGCCTATGCCTTGGCCTGGCCAAAACGAATGCAAGCACCGGTTTCGCGTCTCAACCTGGCAGACCTTGCACAACTAACTTTTGAGAAGCCCGATCCGGAACGCTTTCCGGCACTTTCGATATGCCGTGACGCTTTGGTTGCCGGTGGTTGCGCCCCAACGGCTTTGAATGCCGCAAACGAAATCGCTGTCGAAGGGTTCCTGGCCGGTCGCCTGGGATTCCTGGAAATCGCCAAGCTGGTTCGGCAGATAGTCGAATCGTTCGATTGGCCGACTCCCAATTCGGTAGAAGATGCGTTGCTCGCGGATGAAGAGGCGCGGCGCATTACCCGTGATGCGCTGAGCACGGCCCTGCAGCAAGCTTGA